One window of uncultured Trichococcus sp. genomic DNA carries:
- a CDS encoding amidohydrolase, with protein MENLLKKEWLEELAARKEQVIAYRRHLHQHPELSFQEYETSQFIYDEMSKLANVEVTRPTATSVLVKITGAKPGKKIGLRADIDALPVQEQRDELEFRSEVDGKMHACGHDGHTAILMVATQFLAEHADELAGEVYSIFQHAEETPPGGAKEMVATGLFDDFDFIYGHHLFSTMSLGMIDIKPGPNSGNSDLYELTIYGKGGHAAFPHTSIDPIIIGSQILAKIQTIISRKMDPMHAGVISNTVFQAGSPNALNVIPDTAFLAGSVRTNDKGDRLMIAEEIERVAKATCDAYGATYKLDYLYGYSAVYNNEATTQIVQAIAEELFPGKITQLPPMLGGEDFSAFSDIVPATYIWIGAGNAEKGYDYPHHHPKFALDEESFLIGVQMFVAVAMNYSGLAG; from the coding sequence ATGGAGAATCTATTGAAGAAAGAATGGCTGGAGGAGCTTGCCGCCCGCAAGGAGCAGGTCATCGCCTACCGCCGTCATCTGCATCAGCATCCGGAATTGTCGTTCCAGGAGTACGAGACGAGCCAATTCATCTATGATGAAATGTCGAAGCTGGCGAACGTCGAGGTGACCCGGCCGACTGCGACATCCGTGTTGGTGAAAATAACCGGGGCCAAGCCCGGCAAGAAAATCGGCTTGCGCGCCGACATCGATGCGCTGCCGGTCCAGGAGCAGCGGGACGAACTCGAATTCCGGTCTGAGGTGGACGGCAAGATGCATGCCTGCGGACACGACGGCCACACCGCGATTCTGATGGTCGCGACCCAATTTTTGGCCGAACATGCCGACGAATTGGCCGGCGAGGTCTACAGCATTTTCCAGCATGCCGAAGAAACCCCTCCCGGCGGCGCCAAAGAGATGGTTGCCACCGGTCTGTTCGATGACTTCGATTTCATCTATGGCCACCATCTGTTCTCGACGATGTCTTTGGGGATGATCGACATCAAGCCGGGCCCGAACTCCGGCAATTCCGATCTGTACGAGTTGACGATCTATGGGAAAGGGGGTCATGCAGCCTTTCCGCATACAAGCATCGATCCGATCATCATCGGCAGCCAGATTCTCGCGAAGATCCAGACGATCATTTCCCGGAAAATGGATCCCATGCATGCAGGAGTCATCTCGAATACGGTTTTCCAGGCGGGATCTCCCAACGCCCTGAACGTCATTCCCGACACGGCTTTCCTGGCCGGCAGTGTGCGCACGAACGATAAAGGCGACCGGCTGATGATCGCGGAGGAGATCGAGCGTGTCGCCAAGGCCACTTGCGATGCCTACGGTGCGACCTATAAGCTGGACTACCTGTACGGCTACAGCGCCGTGTACAACAATGAAGCGACGACGCAGATCGTCCAGGCTATCGCCGAGGAACTGTTCCCCGGAAAAATTACGCAGTTGCCGCCGATGCTCGGCGGAGAAGATTTCTCCGCATTCTCCGACATCGTACCGGCCACCTATATTTGGATAGGTGCAGGAAATGCCGAAAAAGGCTACGACTACCCGCATCACCATCCGAAATTCGCGCTGGATGAGGAGAGTTTCCTTATCGGGGTGCAGATGTTTGTTGCGGTGGCGATGAATTATAGTGGGTTGGCTGGATGA
- a CDS encoding GntR family transcriptional regulator, protein MKIIIQHNSMVPIYEQLVNQIKSLILEESLRENEPLPSVRVLAKEIKASALTVKKAYDLLEQEGFIATVHGKGSFVLSVNKHAKRENLLYSTQQELEQVIKKARQAGISKAELAELVAMILEEELG, encoded by the coding sequence ATGAAAATTATCATTCAGCACAATTCGATGGTACCGATCTACGAGCAATTGGTGAATCAGATCAAGTCATTGATATTGGAAGAAAGTTTGCGGGAGAACGAGCCTCTGCCTTCGGTGCGGGTGCTGGCGAAGGAGATCAAGGCCAGCGCTCTCACCGTCAAGAAGGCCTACGATCTGCTGGAGCAGGAGGGGTTCATCGCGACCGTCCACGGCAAAGGCAGCTTTGTGCTGTCGGTGAACAAGCACGCGAAAAGGGAAAATCTGCTGTACAGCACGCAGCAAGAGTTGGAGCAAGTAATCAAAAAAGCGCGGCAGGCCGGCATCTCCAAAGCCGAGCTGGCGGAACTGGTCGCGATGATTCTGGAGGAGGAATTGGGATGA
- a CDS encoding ABC transporter ATP-binding protein translates to MIVMENAVVTYPSFELDCSLEVGEGTITGIVGENGAGKTTLFKALLGLVPIASGSAKINGQDIAELSLADRESIGTVLAESFFNDIYTIKDVNRLLKSFYRKFDESYFLRKCADFHLPKNQKLKEFSTGMKAKLKTLTALSHGAQLLILDEPTSGLDISARYEILDMLQDYLVAHPRCSILISSHISSDLEKLCDDIYYLKAGKVLLHEETDRLLDAYGVLKVDEEAMGQLDRNFLLYRKRTNYGYDLLTDQRLFYMENYPKLVVEKPTIDQIMLMIMDGDRL, encoded by the coding sequence ATGATTGTAATGGAAAACGCCGTCGTGACGTATCCGAGTTTCGAGTTGGATTGTTCATTGGAGGTGGGCGAGGGCACGATCACCGGGATTGTCGGGGAAAACGGCGCCGGTAAAACGACGCTTTTCAAAGCGCTGTTGGGCCTGGTCCCGATCGCATCGGGCAGCGCCAAAATCAACGGGCAGGACATCGCCGAGTTGTCGCTGGCGGACCGCGAAAGCATCGGCACCGTGTTGGCGGAATCCTTTTTTAACGATATCTATACCATAAAGGACGTCAATCGGCTGTTGAAAAGTTTTTACCGAAAATTCGACGAAAGCTATTTCCTGCGCAAATGTGCTGATTTCCACCTGCCCAAGAATCAGAAACTCAAGGAATTCTCGACAGGGATGAAGGCCAAGCTGAAGACGCTGACGGCGCTGTCGCACGGGGCGCAGCTGCTGATTCTGGACGAACCCACGAGCGGCCTCGACATCAGCGCGCGTTATGAAATTTTGGACATGTTGCAGGACTACCTCGTCGCCCACCCGCGCTGCAGCATCCTGATCAGCTCGCACATCTCGAGCGATCTGGAGAAACTCTGCGACGACATCTACTACCTGAAGGCCGGCAAAGTCCTCCTGCACGAGGAGACCGACCGCCTGCTCGATGCTTACGGCGTCCTGAAGGTGGATGAAGAAGCGATGGGGCAACTCGACCGCAACTTCCTTTTGTATCGGAAGCGGACCAACTACGGCTACGACTTGCTGACGGACCAGCGGCTGTTCTACATGGAGAATTACCCCAAGTTGGTTGTGGAAAAACCGACGATCG